The Moorena sp. SIOASIH genome includes a window with the following:
- a CDS encoding class I SAM-dependent methyltransferase, whose protein sequence is MNSHSEQAAARFDEWANSYSEDRISSWFTYYQSMAMSKLKLPERDSFLDVGCGTGWAVREAAKQLKSGKACGIDISPKMIENALAQTRNGLNQTIEFQVANSEEIPYKDQSFSSIICTFSIHHYQNPVRALSEMKRVLKDDGSIVILDSARDVSFPIWLQDRGRRYFEKSHVKYYTTKEMKALVAEAELQLVGEITTVNKFMDHNKVFTGLMLLECRK, encoded by the coding sequence ATGAACAGTCACAGCGAACAGGCAGCAGCCCGTTTTGATGAGTGGGCGAATTCATACAGTGAAGACCGGATTTCCTCTTGGTTCACATACTACCAATCAATGGCCATGTCCAAGCTAAAACTTCCAGAAAGAGATAGCTTTTTGGACGTAGGTTGCGGTACTGGTTGGGCTGTTAGAGAAGCTGCCAAACAGCTCAAATCAGGTAAAGCCTGTGGCATCGACATCTCTCCAAAGATGATCGAGAATGCCCTAGCTCAAACTCGGAATGGACTAAATCAAACTATAGAGTTTCAGGTTGCTAATTCTGAGGAGATACCCTATAAAGACCAATCCTTTAGCTCGATTATCTGTACCTTTTCTATTCATCATTATCAAAACCCCGTCCGTGCTTTGTCAGAGATGAAGCGAGTTCTGAAAGACGATGGCTCGATTGTAATTTTAGATTCAGCCAGAGATGTCTCCTTTCCCATCTGGCTGCAAGACCGGGGGCGGCGATACTTTGAAAAAAGCCACGTTAAATACTATACCACTAAAGAAATGAAGGCTCTGGTAGCAGAAGCTGAATTACAACTTGTTGGTGAAATCACGACCGTTAATAAATTTATGGATCATAACAAAGTGTTTACTGGTTTGATGTTACTTGAATGTAGGAAATGA
- a CDS encoding acyltransferase, with protein sequence MEQGNFKVKEVSKGKITRWQQYAALVVGKTELLSFLKYEIITFFLMNLPGALGLYLRSKFYPLILGEVGSKVVFGRGVTLRHPHKIRIGENVIIDDNCVLDAKGQSNSGISLGDGVFVGRNSIIYCKDGDIEIQPQVNIGANCQIYSKCLVKIGKGTMIAAYNCILSGGRYDYNSEVPLAEQSSYTNGPTLIGEGCWLGTKAVVLDGLSIGDRTVVGAGAVVTKDLPAGVVAMGVPAKVREQVCS encoded by the coding sequence ATGGAACAGGGTAATTTCAAGGTTAAGGAAGTCAGTAAGGGTAAAATTACCCGCTGGCAACAGTATGCAGCATTGGTCGTGGGGAAGACCGAACTGCTGAGCTTCCTAAAGTATGAAATAATTACCTTCTTTTTGATGAACTTGCCTGGAGCATTAGGGCTATATCTACGGAGCAAGTTTTATCCCCTGATTTTGGGAGAGGTGGGGTCAAAGGTCGTCTTTGGACGGGGGGTAACCCTCCGCCATCCCCACAAAATTCGGATTGGTGAGAATGTGATTATTGACGACAACTGCGTATTGGATGCCAAAGGGCAGTCGAATTCAGGCATTTCCCTTGGGGATGGGGTGTTTGTTGGTCGCAATTCCATTATCTATTGCAAAGATGGGGATATTGAAATCCAACCTCAGGTCAATATTGGAGCCAATTGCCAAATCTACTCCAAATGTCTCGTGAAAATTGGCAAAGGGACAATGATAGCAGCATACAACTGTATCTTGAGCGGCGGTAGATATGATTACAACTCCGAAGTCCCCTTAGCAGAGCAAAGTAGCTATACCAACGGACCAACCTTAATTGGGGAGGGCTGTTGGTTGGGTACTAAAGCCGTTGTTTTGGATGGTTTATCCATTGGCGATCGCACTGTAGTAGGGGCGGGAGCAGTAGTGACTAAGGATCTTCCCGCTGGTGTAGTGGCCATGGGTGTTCCTGCCAAAGTAAGAGAACAAGTTTGCTCATAA
- a CDS encoding glycerol-3-phosphate dehydrogenase/oxidase: MKRNIQKLAQQEYDLLIVGGGINGAACAWDATLRGLKVALLERADFGGATSSNSAKIAHSGVRYLQHADFKRMRESISERATLMQIAPHLIDVQPYLLPIYGHGIKGLETMTLYFAIYDLLSRDQRRVKDSARCIPNCQILSKQEVLKMWSSLDPDKLTGGAIWYEGQIHNTERLLLSYLLSASERGAEIANYVEVVECIESDNVVVGVEAKDLISGETIKVRAKTVLNACGPWIVKTLNLSREQFKDYDLHASKAFSFITRPLTKDHAVVFPIKPMYRDPQAIVNKKSSLAFAIPWRGYSLVGSLHLPCEDDPERVSISEEEIQTYIDLINEGYPEGKLRREDVHHVLWGIIPADREGSAAPLKHYRILDHAKEDGLEGLVSVVGVKYTTSRDVAQKTIDLVFRKLGQVSPLPSTKNTPLWGGDIEYLDLFMNQAIEQESDQLSPEVVRNLVRKYGSAYQEILRYLDENPAWAQVLPNSDVIQAEVIHGVREEMAEKLVDVVFRRTDLGSAGYPGDEPLRVCAQLMAGELGWNEAYTEAELRNVVDSYIIRPRTEVVCQP; the protein is encoded by the coding sequence ATGAAGCGAAACATTCAAAAATTAGCACAACAAGAATACGATCTCCTGATTGTTGGTGGTGGTATCAACGGCGCTGCATGTGCCTGGGACGCTACGCTTCGTGGTCTTAAAGTTGCCCTCCTGGAACGGGCGGATTTTGGAGGAGCTACTTCTTCTAATAGTGCCAAAATTGCTCACAGTGGGGTTAGATATCTACAGCACGCTGACTTTAAGCGGATGCGAGAATCCATTAGCGAACGTGCTACACTCATGCAGATCGCCCCCCACTTGATAGATGTGCAGCCTTACCTGTTGCCAATTTACGGGCACGGCATCAAAGGATTAGAAACCATGACCCTGTATTTTGCCATCTATGATCTATTGAGTAGGGATCAAAGGCGGGTTAAGGATTCAGCTCGATGCATACCCAACTGCCAAATTCTTTCCAAGCAAGAAGTCTTGAAGATGTGGTCCAGCTTAGATCCCGATAAGCTTACCGGTGGTGCAATTTGGTATGAAGGACAAATCCACAATACTGAGCGATTATTGCTGTCATATCTTTTATCTGCCTCTGAGCGGGGTGCAGAAATAGCTAATTATGTCGAAGTTGTGGAATGTATTGAATCTGACAATGTTGTTGTCGGTGTCGAAGCTAAAGATTTAATTAGTGGAGAAACAATTAAAGTTCGTGCAAAAACAGTATTAAACGCTTGCGGTCCATGGATTGTAAAAACCTTGAATCTTTCTAGAGAACAATTCAAGGACTACGATCTTCATGCTTCCAAAGCCTTTAGTTTCATTACACGTCCGCTTACTAAAGATCATGCGGTAGTATTCCCCATCAAACCGATGTACCGCGATCCCCAGGCTATAGTGAATAAAAAGTCAAGTCTTGCCTTTGCAATTCCATGGCGCGGTTATTCATTGGTGGGGTCTTTGCACTTGCCCTGCGAAGATGATCCCGAACGTGTTTCAATCTCTGAGGAGGAAATTCAAACCTATATTGACCTGATTAACGAGGGTTATCCCGAAGGAAAGCTGCGCCGTGAAGATGTACATCATGTGTTGTGGGGTATCATACCAGCGGATCGAGAAGGTTCAGCGGCACCTCTGAAGCATTACCGCATTTTGGATCATGCCAAGGAAGATGGTCTTGAAGGTCTTGTTAGTGTGGTTGGTGTCAAATACACAACCTCCCGTGATGTGGCTCAAAAAACAATAGATCTGGTCTTTCGCAAGCTCGGACAAGTATCACCATTACCAAGTACAAAGAATACTCCTTTGTGGGGTGGAGATATTGAATATCTTGATTTGTTCATGAATCAGGCCATTGAGCAAGAGTCAGATCAGTTGAGTCCTGAGGTAGTGCGCAATCTTGTGCGAAAGTACGGTTCAGCTTATCAGGAGATATTACGTTACTTAGACGAAAATCCGGCATGGGCACAAGTACTACCAAACAGCGATGTCATCCAAGCGGAAGTTATACACGGGGTTCGTGAAGAGATGGCTGAGAAATTGGTCGATGTTGTTTTTCGGCGCACTGATCTCGGCTCTGCAGGCTATCCAGGTGACGAGCCCCTTCGCGTATGTGCTCAACTGATGGCTGGTGAACTTGGCTGGAATGAAGCCTACACAGAAGCTGAGCTGCGCAACGTGGTAGATTCCTACATTATCCGTCCCAGGACAGAAGTGGTATGCCAACCGTAA
- a CDS encoding lysylphosphatidylglycerol synthase transmembrane domain-containing protein: MGKSSILRFLRIAVTTALLVYVFHKAGLLTLQGWRNLFDTFAHTKLIFLLASILILPILDFASSVKWYFLCRSCGLSVGLWRLYAYYVIGKFFSLILPSSIGGDVIRIHELGRYTGRYADAAAVVFVERFSGLATLVMLALIAVIVNLQVFNIPWLTISLSIGILGLGFICWLIVDDRPFNLSQKLFGERLPILKKIFSKIEKFRNAVLLYKDDSGALVWALVNSLIFYFLSVINVWVSALTFNADINFISTLVAVPVIMFIMNLPFSIGGIGLTEFAYTFTLGIFGVNPAVAISTTLLMRLKTFIDAGIGGLLYPLVKGENSTARELSKEIEKSYNKQYKD, translated from the coding sequence ATGGGAAAAAGCTCGATACTTCGCTTCTTGAGAATTGCGGTAACAACCGCTCTGCTAGTTTATGTTTTTCACAAAGCAGGATTGTTAACGCTTCAAGGATGGCGGAACTTATTTGATACCTTTGCCCATACCAAACTGATTTTTCTGTTGGCATCAATTTTGATCTTACCAATACTTGATTTTGCCAGCTCAGTCAAGTGGTACTTTCTCTGTCGCTCTTGTGGACTTTCAGTCGGTCTATGGCGGCTCTATGCTTACTACGTAATTGGTAAGTTCTTTAGTCTAATCTTGCCCAGCAGTATCGGCGGAGATGTGATTAGAATACATGAGCTAGGGCGTTACACAGGACGTTATGCTGATGCTGCAGCTGTGGTATTTGTAGAACGTTTCAGCGGTTTAGCGACCCTAGTGATGCTGGCACTAATTGCAGTAATCGTTAACTTGCAGGTCTTTAATATCCCTTGGCTCACCATTTCCCTTAGTATTGGTATCCTTGGATTAGGCTTTATATGCTGGTTAATTGTTGATGATCGTCCCTTCAATCTCTCCCAAAAACTTTTTGGTGAACGACTGCCTATTTTAAAAAAAATATTTAGTAAGATTGAAAAATTTCGCAATGCTGTACTGCTTTACAAGGATGATTCAGGAGCCCTTGTTTGGGCGTTAGTAAACTCCTTAATTTTTTATTTTTTGTCTGTAATCAATGTCTGGGTTAGCGCCTTGACATTTAATGCTGACATTAACTTTATAAGCACCCTAGTGGCGGTTCCTGTGATCATGTTCATCATGAATCTACCATTTTCTATTGGTGGTATTGGCTTAACGGAATTTGCCTATACTTTTACTCTCGGTATTTTTGGGGTTAATCCTGCTGTAGCGATTTCGACTACCTTGCTGATGCGATTAAAGACATTTATTGATGCTGGTATTGGTGGTTTGCTTTATCCCTTAGTAAAGGGCGAAAATTCAACAGCAAGAGAATTATCTAAGGAGATTGAGAAGAGTTACAATAAACAGTATAAAGATTAG
- a CDS encoding FG-GAP-like repeat-containing protein, translated as MSKQSPKLYIQDVTYKIALFLIVCSAFNWGCAAKWNSKGVDLPYSTINPQTIQLDLPAEDDRAGGLITADVDDDGKKDFIITKPGQIAVYTYSGQKLWGREINLQVTGKSEYQGLPGLHGSGVQAADVDGDQKTEVLFLTKDNTLHIVQGDNGQSKGSIKIESPPGTERWEHLVVANFRGKGDRDLLLQATNAEGYRRGRYLAAYPLDNLLKGENLEPLWTRDDFLANAHNGARVADLDGDGKDEVLGGTIISPLGELLVRIPVKGHIDSLFVADVRPDIPGLEVVALEENGGNRVFLYNRDRVIWKTHYKHQEPQNAAIGDFDPQRPGLEVWCRSRYPKHQKPFVFDAQGQLIADYQMDDVAPKGWTDKGVEVIFSIDWTGELRQLVAVKERHKSGDVGIFDALSGEFLHRFKEQADRLYVADVSGDWREEVMVLNGNQLHIYSNPEPNPNLDLPRLWTQNHYRRSKMTWNYYSP; from the coding sequence ATGTCAAAGCAATCGCCCAAACTTTATATCCAGGATGTTACCTATAAAATAGCCTTGTTTTTGATCGTTTGCAGTGCATTCAACTGGGGATGTGCAGCAAAATGGAATAGCAAGGGCGTTGATTTACCCTATTCCACCATCAATCCTCAGACTATCCAATTAGATTTACCTGCTGAAGACGATAGAGCAGGTGGTTTGATTACGGCGGATGTCGATGATGATGGCAAGAAAGACTTTATTATTACCAAGCCCGGTCAGATCGCAGTTTACACTTATTCTGGGCAAAAGCTCTGGGGTAGGGAGATCAACCTCCAGGTAACTGGAAAATCTGAGTACCAGGGACTACCTGGATTGCATGGCTCGGGTGTCCAAGCAGCTGACGTGGATGGGGATCAGAAGACGGAGGTCTTGTTTTTAACCAAAGACAATACTCTTCATATTGTCCAAGGTGACAACGGACAGAGCAAGGGAAGTATAAAAATAGAATCTCCACCAGGTACAGAACGTTGGGAGCACTTAGTAGTAGCCAATTTCCGGGGCAAAGGCGATCGCGATTTACTACTTCAGGCCACTAATGCTGAAGGATACCGTAGGGGTCGTTATCTAGCAGCCTATCCCCTAGACAACCTACTCAAAGGTGAAAACCTTGAACCTTTGTGGACCCGAGATGATTTCCTTGCCAATGCTCACAATGGGGCACGGGTGGCAGATCTCGACGGAGATGGCAAAGATGAGGTTTTGGGTGGGACAATAATATCACCATTAGGAGAGCTACTGGTGCGAATTCCAGTAAAAGGTCATATTGACTCCCTGTTTGTGGCTGATGTGCGTCCAGACATCCCAGGATTAGAGGTAGTAGCTCTGGAAGAGAACGGTGGCAATCGGGTTTTCCTTTATAACCGCGATCGCGTAATTTGGAAAACCCACTACAAGCATCAAGAACCACAAAATGCTGCCATTGGTGATTTTGACCCCCAACGACCAGGATTAGAAGTCTGGTGCCGCAGCCGTTACCCGAAACACCAGAAACCCTTTGTCTTTGATGCCCAAGGTCAACTGATTGCTGACTATCAAATGGATGATGTTGCTCCCAAGGGATGGACAGACAAAGGTGTAGAGGTGATCTTCTCGATTGATTGGACAGGAGAGTTGAGGCAATTAGTGGCTGTCAAAGAGCGCCATAAATCAGGAGACGTCGGGATTTTTGATGCCCTGAGTGGGGAATTTCTCCATCGGTTCAAAGAACAGGCAGATCGACTTTACGTTGCTGATGTGTCTGGGGATTGGCGGGAAGAGGTGATGGTTCTCAATGGGAATCAGCTGCATATTTACAGCAACCCCGAACCAAATCCCAATCTTGATCTGCCACGGCTATGGACTCAAAACCACTACCGCCGCAGTAAGATGACTTGGAATTACTACAGTCCATAA
- a CDS encoding lysylphosphatidylglycerol synthase transmembrane domain-containing protein, whose product MEKRLAAKKKLILTIIKCGVSIALLSWALRKTNLPDIFEAVSSANIPLLMAAFVVYLASYYIRAHRWRVLLLAQNVKATIPYLYKSYMVSIFFSNFLPSTIGGDAVRAYDAWRLGTSKSVALATVFLDRFLGLLGLMLFGLGALFFSQKLIAQLPLLHLWVMLGTAVIMLVVSMIFIPSQKISSVISKIKLPFWHHIKNKVLNIIKAFLAFGNRKHALAMSMGLSLMVQISVIGHYYLIAKALDLPVPLLSFFVIIPLVSLIMVLPVSINAIGLRENAFVFFFGAYDYNLGRPEAIAFAWLAYGIVIIQGLLGGIVYALRK is encoded by the coding sequence ATGGAAAAAAGGTTAGCTGCTAAGAAAAAATTGATTCTTACGATAATTAAATGCGGCGTTTCCATAGCGCTACTATCTTGGGCATTGCGCAAGACAAATCTGCCCGACATTTTCGAAGCTGTGAGTTCTGCCAACATTCCTCTGTTAATGGCAGCGTTTGTGGTCTACTTAGCCAGTTACTACATCAGAGCTCATCGGTGGCGGGTACTGCTTTTGGCTCAGAATGTGAAAGCTACCATCCCTTACTTGTATAAGTCCTACATGGTCAGCATTTTCTTCAGTAATTTTTTGCCCTCCACCATTGGTGGGGATGCTGTTAGGGCTTATGATGCCTGGCGGTTGGGAACGAGCAAGTCAGTCGCACTGGCCACTGTGTTTTTGGATCGTTTCCTCGGTTTACTAGGTTTGATGCTGTTTGGCCTCGGGGCGCTGTTTTTTTCTCAGAAATTGATCGCCCAGTTACCATTACTTCACCTGTGGGTGATGCTAGGTACGGCAGTAATTATGCTTGTAGTCTCGATGATTTTCATACCCTCTCAGAAGATTTCAAGCGTTATTAGCAAGATCAAACTACCCTTTTGGCACCACATAAAAAACAAGGTATTGAATATTATTAAAGCTTTCCTTGCCTTTGGTAACCGCAAACATGCCTTGGCTATGTCTATGGGGTTGTCACTGATGGTGCAAATCAGTGTCATCGGTCATTATTACCTAATTGCAAAGGCGCTGGATTTACCGGTTCCCCTTCTTAGTTTCTTTGTCATCATTCCCCTAGTCTCCTTGATCATGGTGTTGCCTGTATCGATCAACGCCATTGGTCTCCGTGAGAATGCATTTGTATTCTTTTTTGGGGCTTACGACTATAATCTTGGCAGACCCGAAGCCATTGCCTTTGCTTGGCTGGCTTACGGAATCGTGATCATTCAGGGGCTGCTAGGGGGAATTGTATACGCTTTGCGCAAGTAA
- a CDS encoding metal-dependent hydrolase gives MPSPVGHTFAGICGFVLARPYVAWHQQTRLLYGSVLLTNLPDIDILPGLLLLGNPGAFHRQATHSLIVAAVIGIFVAWLVGRWRLNRLRWGIWAALVYGSHILLDMLVADPTAPFGVQALWPFSLEYFISPITIFARFDYFNPELGMLRTILSIPNFLGILWEIVVLTPLVGLAWYGFGKTDGRKPLAR, from the coding sequence ATGCCATCACCAGTAGGACACACATTTGCCGGTATTTGTGGATTTGTTCTGGCACGCCCTTATGTAGCTTGGCATCAGCAAACTCGGCTGTTGTATGGTTCAGTATTGCTCACGAATTTGCCAGACATAGACATTCTGCCTGGATTGCTGCTGCTGGGAAATCCAGGAGCTTTTCACCGTCAGGCCACCCACAGCTTGATAGTAGCCGCCGTAATTGGCATCTTTGTTGCTTGGCTAGTGGGACGTTGGAGGTTAAATCGGCTCCGGTGGGGAATTTGGGCAGCTCTAGTTTATGGCAGCCATATCCTGTTGGATATGCTAGTAGCTGACCCAACAGCACCTTTCGGAGTCCAGGCACTCTGGCCTTTTTCCCTAGAGTATTTTATTTCACCTATTACCATCTTTGCCCGATTTGATTATTTTAATCCAGAATTGGGTATGCTACGCACCATCTTGAGTATTCCTAACTTCTTGGGAATACTTTGGGAAATCGTAGTACTTACACCCTTGGTAGGACTGGCATGGTATGGGTTTGGGAAAACTGACGGCAGAAAACCATTGGCAAGATAG
- a CDS encoding glycosyltransferase family 39 protein yields MKAEKLNSAETSIQADWLWQWIPIALILLLAAGLYLYQLGTESLWVDELYSVNDAKRLPGRLSLMRPLYYILLWLWMQFGSSDAWLRGLSVLFGLGSVFLTYQLGRRVAGKATGLIAALLLALSPLFINFAQMVRMYTLGTCLGLGGTLALVHALENPTTTSMAWWASLRLLVTLTAPLNATLLFADIWLVWFRFRKQRATLLAFGKWLLLVILLWLPSLFTLVSATLPFLSNALNLIAKIDPSATRHSFPSFVDVLRKLKNFTAFPFPSTSKLSSLFYQSYSLLLAGLVGIAIIHKNHKPRLCWIAAWAFIPSVMIFLVSKRLWIDRYILFLSPYILIILTAGLMGLWRWKRSLAIAVAIIYTITVSSGLIRYYTVQDRQDWRNVAQTISIGEKPGDTIVLSIGSRKMTSALGHYYSGDAPIYSLRKLCPSDRVKKPVVEEALNNLPPIPSRLWLVCGTGFDEQKFRTVFKEHFQLETHQEFTNENFYRQNDLMHLFLVIPNSPNSTDFPNPTDIKKKSTSV; encoded by the coding sequence ATGAAAGCAGAAAAACTTAATTCGGCAGAAACCTCAATCCAAGCCGATTGGCTTTGGCAATGGATTCCCATCGCCTTAATTTTGCTATTGGCGGCTGGGTTGTACCTCTATCAACTCGGCACAGAGAGCCTGTGGGTGGATGAACTCTACAGTGTTAATGATGCCAAACGCTTACCAGGCCGTCTCAGTCTAATGCGCCCACTGTATTACATTCTGCTGTGGCTGTGGATGCAGTTTGGCAGCAGCGATGCTTGGTTGCGGGGGTTGTCTGTCTTGTTTGGATTGGGCAGTGTATTTCTAACTTACCAGCTTGGTCGTCGTGTAGCGGGAAAGGCAACGGGATTGATTGCTGCCCTCCTCTTGGCTCTATCGCCCCTGTTCATCAATTTTGCCCAAATGGTTCGTATGTACACCCTAGGCACTTGTCTCGGTCTAGGTGGTACCCTAGCGCTAGTGCATGCTCTTGAGAATCCTACTACCACCTCAATGGCTTGGTGGGCTAGCCTAAGACTGTTGGTAACCCTAACTGCACCACTCAATGCCACCCTGCTCTTCGCGGACATCTGGTTAGTATGGTTTCGGTTTCGCAAGCAACGCGCTACATTATTAGCTTTCGGCAAATGGCTATTGCTAGTGATCCTGTTGTGGTTACCCTCTTTGTTCACCCTAGTTTCTGCAACCCTTCCCTTCCTAAGCAATGCCCTTAATCTCATCGCCAAAATTGATCCATCGGCTACTCGACACTCATTTCCCAGTTTTGTGGATGTTTTACGTAAGTTAAAGAACTTTACTGCCTTTCCGTTTCCTTCCACATCGAAGCTGAGTAGCTTGTTTTATCAATCCTACAGTCTACTATTAGCTGGCTTGGTCGGTATTGCCATAATCCACAAAAACCACAAACCACGCCTGTGTTGGATTGCTGCTTGGGCGTTTATACCGTCAGTCATGATTTTTTTAGTTTCTAAACGATTATGGATAGACCGCTACATACTGTTTTTATCCCCATACATTTTGATTATTCTGACCGCTGGCTTGATGGGATTGTGGCGTTGGAAACGGAGTTTAGCGATCGCAGTAGCAATTATCTATACCATTACCGTTAGCAGTGGGCTAATACGCTATTACACCGTGCAGGATCGCCAAGATTGGCGAAATGTAGCGCAAACGATTAGCATTGGTGAAAAACCTGGTGATACCATCGTGTTATCCATAGGTTCGCGAAAAATGACCTCAGCGTTGGGTCATTACTATAGTGGAGATGCCCCGATCTATTCCCTCAGGAAACTTTGTCCTTCTGATCGAGTCAAAAAGCCAGTCGTAGAGGAAGCACTAAATAACTTGCCACCTATTCCCTCGCGGCTCTGGCTAGTTTGCGGCACAGGTTTTGACGAACAAAAGTTTCGCACTGTTTTCAAAGAACATTTCCAGCTGGAAACACACCAAGAATTTACTAACGAAAACTTTTATAGACAAAATGATTTAATGCATCTATTTTTGGTTATACCCAATTCTCCAAATTCTACTGATTTCCCAAATCCTACTGATATCAAAAAAAAATCAACATCGGTCTAA
- a CDS encoding glycosyltransferase family 39 protein, producing the protein MNANNHKTAALLEGGNWFRPWMPITLILLLATGLYVYQLGTESLWVDELISINRAKHLERVFSDTRPLYHILLQVWMIVSSSDTWLRGLCVVFSIGTVFVTYQLGRRLIGESTGLIAALIVALSPLFIHHAQEVRMYAPSTFFGVAGTLILTHALERPTTPLLLGWAALRFLAIISTPLNVALLLPDIVVFGWKYRNQPRVLFRFGVGLLLIGILWLPWVFPLVTKSAKFMGGVKVPGTSVPDLGGRTSPGVVDVIMQPGRLTAWPFGRANSNAIYWFYNAYSVMLTCLLGVVLFNKPRSAKLGWIAAWAFLPLVLFFSVSQVSRSLWVNRYLLLAAPYLFILLAAAGIGIWRRWRIGALVIALIYAIAVGGGLKRYYTVLDRENWRGLVETIATKEQPGDVIVWSIGQRIPVALNHYYHGSTTIEIKDVLPRSVRKNDQEAIEGWVNSLPPTQSRLWLVYVKSSKLFRSVVKEQFQIEAQEKPIDGIEIFLLKPRSAEKTSQE; encoded by the coding sequence ATGAATGCCAACAACCACAAAACAGCAGCGCTCCTAGAGGGAGGAAATTGGTTCCGACCATGGATGCCCATTACCTTAATCTTACTTTTAGCCACTGGATTGTATGTCTATCAACTTGGTACAGAAAGCCTATGGGTTGATGAACTCATTAGTATTAATCGTGCCAAGCACCTAGAGCGAGTCTTTAGTGATACACGCCCCCTCTATCACATCCTCCTACAAGTCTGGATGATAGTTAGCAGTAGTGATACTTGGCTGCGGGGATTGTGCGTTGTGTTTAGTATTGGTACTGTTTTTGTTACCTATCAGCTTGGTCGGCGCTTAATCGGGGAGTCCACTGGCTTAATTGCTGCCCTAATTGTTGCCCTCTCACCCCTGTTTATCCATCATGCCCAAGAAGTCCGGATGTACGCACCGAGTACATTCTTTGGTGTTGCTGGCACACTGATCTTAACCCACGCCCTAGAACGTCCAACTACTCCCTTACTATTGGGATGGGCTGCTCTGCGATTCTTGGCAATTATCAGCACACCCCTTAACGTAGCGCTGCTGCTCCCAGACATAGTTGTGTTTGGCTGGAAGTATCGGAATCAACCTCGTGTTTTGTTCCGTTTCGGGGTAGGACTGTTACTGATTGGTATTTTATGGTTGCCATGGGTGTTTCCCCTAGTAACTAAGAGCGCCAAATTTATGGGAGGTGTAAAAGTACCCGGTACATCAGTTCCTGATCTCGGTGGACGCACTAGTCCTGGTGTAGTTGATGTGATCATGCAGCCAGGTCGCCTTACCGCTTGGCCCTTTGGTCGAGCCAATTCCAATGCCATCTACTGGTTTTACAATGCCTACTCTGTCATGTTGACCTGCTTGCTAGGTGTTGTCCTATTCAACAAACCACGCTCAGCTAAGCTGGGTTGGATTGCAGCTTGGGCGTTTTTACCCTTAGTTCTGTTCTTTTCAGTGTCCCAAGTCTCTCGCTCTCTTTGGGTCAATCGTTACCTACTGTTAGCAGCCCCATACCTATTTATTCTTTTAGCAGCCGCTGGGATTGGCATTTGGCGTCGATGGCGTATTGGTGCGTTGGTGATAGCGCTGATCTATGCCATTGCTGTTGGTGGTGGGCTAAAGCGTTACTATACCGTGCTGGATCGAGAAAATTGGCGTGGTTTAGTGGAAACCATTGCGACCAAAGAACAACCGGGTGATGTGATTGTTTGGTCCATTGGTCAGAGAATACCTGTGGCATTGAATCATTACTATCATGGCTCTACGACTATTGAGATTAAGGATGTACTCCCGCGATCGGTTAGAAAAAACGATCAGGAAGCGATAGAAGGTTGGGTCAACAGTTTGCCCCCAACCCAATCTCGTTTATGGCTAGTTTACGTCAAGTCGTCGAAGCTATTTCGGTCTGTTGTTAAAGAGCAATTTCAGATTGAAGCCCAAGAGAAACCCATTGATGGCATAGAAATCTTTCTGCTTAAACCACGTTCTGCTGAGAAAACGTCTCAGGAGTAG
- a CDS encoding DUF533 domain-containing protein, producing the protein MTTATTDMDPIRATIAKWYLKEIWGWDLDKMAKVEELSNSIQLETMLKSLLIAANGDGELSEAERKWVIGRGATAGAPESLLKELETYPANQDISEVVTSTPVTSKGRRAIIYIAIKAAASDAEYAEGEKATIRKMAKAIDISEEVVKEIEDLYLEEERIKQKRISLCLPEGDPYN; encoded by the coding sequence ATGACAACAGCTACAACAGATATGGATCCGATACGGGCAACCATAGCCAAGTGGTATTTGAAGGAAATTTGGGGCTGGGATCTTGATAAAATGGCTAAAGTCGAAGAGCTATCCAACTCTATACAGCTCGAGACCATGCTAAAGTCCCTTCTTATTGCTGCAAATGGCGATGGAGAACTCTCAGAAGCGGAGAGAAAGTGGGTGATTGGACGGGGAGCAACTGCTGGAGCACCAGAATCCTTATTGAAGGAGCTAGAAACCTATCCCGCCAACCAAGACATCTCGGAAGTCGTGACCAGTACCCCAGTCACCAGCAAGGGTCGTAGAGCAATAATTTACATTGCCATCAAGGCGGCTGCTTCGGATGCAGAATATGCGGAAGGGGAAAAGGCAACCATCCGTAAGATGGCCAAAGCCATCGACATCTCCGAAGAAGTTGTTAAGGAAATTGAAGACCTCTATCTCGAAGAAGAGCGCATCAAGCAGAAGCGTATTTCCCTCTGTTTGCCTGAGGGTGACCCCTATAATTAA